Proteins encoded in a region of the Mixophyes fleayi isolate aMixFle1 chromosome 5, aMixFle1.hap1, whole genome shotgun sequence genome:
- the ARL4A gene encoding ADP-ribosylation factor-like protein 4A, producing MGNGLSEQTPILSGISPFQALHIAILGLDCAGKTTVLYRLQFNEFVNTVPTKGFNAEKIKVPLGNSKTVTFHFWDVGGQEKLRPLWKSYTRCTDGIVFVVDSVDTERMEEAKTELFKITKLSENQGVPVLIVANKQDLRNSLTLSEIEKLLALNELSSSTPWHLQPTCAIIGDGLTEGIEKLYDMIIKRKKMLRQQKKKR from the coding sequence ATGGGGAACGGACTTTCGGAACAGACTCCTATCTTGTCTGGCATATCACCATTTCAAGCCCTGCATATTGCTATTTTGGGTTTGGACTGTGCCGGAAAGACCACCGTGTTGTACAGGTTACAGTTCAATGAATTTGTCAATACCGTCCCCACCAAAGGATTTAACGCGGAGAAAATCAAAGTGCCGCTTGGGAACTCCAAAACTGTTACCTTTCACTTTTGGGACGTTGGTGGACAGGAGAAACTGAGACCGCTGTGGAAGTCCTATACCAGGTGCACAGATGGGATTGTGTTTGTTGTGGACTCTGTGGATACTGAACGGATGGAGGAGGCCAAAACGGAACTGTTTAAAATTACAAAGCTTTCGGAGAACCAAGGTGTCCCCGTTCTCATTGTGGCCAACAAGCAGGACCTCAGGAACTCCTTAACCCTCTCCGAGATCGAGAAGTTGTTGGCATTAAACGAACTCAGCTCATCCACACCCTGGCACCTTCAGCCTACCTGTGCCATCATTGGTGACGGACTAACGGAGGGTATAGAGAAATTGTACGATATGATCATTAAAAGGAAGAAAATGCTCCGGCAGCAGAAGAAGAAAAGATGA